Part of the Mus caroli chromosome 1, CAROLI_EIJ_v1.1, whole genome shotgun sequence genome, ATATACTCCAAACTTTTATAGATCTGGTAGATGTtgaggtgggccaactcaaagtccAAGATCTGAGCCTACTTTGTACCTGAGTTGTTTACTTCACCAGCACACAACACCAGAGGCAGCTCTCTAGCACTGCCCAGGATAGCTCATCCAATGCCATAGCCAGCAAGAGACAAGGCAAGTTCCCCAGATCTCATGCCCTTGGAGCTGGCTCACCTGAACCTGTCATCAGAGGCAGCTCTATTGTGATGCCAAGGCctgttctcccaagtgctgcagcagaTGAGGGACTGGACCAGTTCTCCATCACTCAgaccctcagggctggctcaaaTGCAAATCCCTTTGCCTGCAACCAGGGCCACCTCTAGTACTGCAGCTAGTGAGGAGGGCCATCTTTCCTATGAGGCTAACTCTCCAGTGAGGTTCAGGcaaaggaggggggggggcagctcTGCACAACTCTGACATCAGCATGGCCCCAGGCACCAGTCCAGAACAGCAGCATCTGCCTGGACTTTGGTCAAAGTGTCAGACACAGAGATAATTAATGCCCCCCTTCTCTCatatagcaaacacacacacacacacaccattgtcaaaaaattaaaaatttaaaatgtttaaaaaaaaagacagtatgaAATTGTGACATTATTTCCATCAGGTACAGTAGTAACACATGATCAGTAAAGTTAAACCTAACCATTAATGGACAAGCATGGAGATTTTGACATTGGAGAATAATTAGTAATTTTTTTCCCTATGGATGATTTAACTGGCAATGGAATGTCTGTCAGTACCAAGTTTATTTTTTCTCTACTGACATAAACATAGCTGTGTTGGAGACCCAAGCATGTCCTTTTCAATGCGGAACTTTAGAGGTTCCTCAAAAGCTAGGTACATTCACATCACCTGTAACAGTTATCACTGAACAAGGACAATCAACAGCATCAGTTAAGATTTATCTTTTAGGctaatatttattttcctcattagaaaaaacaaacaaacatattgtTCCTCTCTATGTCTGTTCTCTACTACCCTTCTACTTGATACTACCCTTGAAAAGAATATGACAACTTCAGTACTCTGATCCTGGAAGAATATAAGAAGTTACCAGGTATAAATGAGTTAAACAGGTAGCCTAGAACCAACTACAGAAAGGTTTAGGCTGAGATAACTGACAAGACTTTAATCACACATGtatgaaagagaaatgtttaCTTGGTTTATGCCACAATGATTTTATGGTGGCTGGTTATTGCCTATTATCCTAGGAATAGCAGATTGAGACAATAAGCTAGAATCAAGCCATATGCATATTTAATTGGGAAAATATAATAACAAAGCAGTAAATAATCTGTTTGCTGGAACCACAAGGGGTCTGTATTTAGCAATATTAGTAGTCACACATGTTTtagcaaaattattttctatcTCAGTTTTCTTAGTTGTAAATTAAGAATAATAATGGTGTATTTTTGGTAAAACAAGATAATATACCTTAAAGCCTGCCCTCACAGTAACATaatactttctccaataaggccacacctattccaataaggctacacttcctaataaTGCTAATCCCTgtggtcaagcattcaaacacatgagtctatggggtccaaacctattcaaaccatcacagttattCTGACTCTATCTTTGATCGTTTTATAGTTCATCCAGCACCGATAGTGACAAATACAAAGAATTCAACAAGGAAAGGTAAATATAGAGGAATCTACAGTACCCAATATTGCAAAAACTGGGGACAACACAGAAGACTATCTCCTGGTGGCTCAAAAAGTGAGCTCGACcatctattaaaacaaaacaaaacaaaacaaaacaaaacaaaacaaaacaaaacaaaacaaaacataaaacaggtGTTATAAGAATGTCTATACTGACTACAGCAGACCTGTGGGCAAATGACAGTGTATCTGCAGAAATTATAGCACAACACCTATTGAGAATGAAGAACTATGTTTGTATCAACCAGAGATATCTTGTTGGCCAAGAGGTTGTTATAGAGGCTTTTTTGACTCCTTGGAAAATACTACAGAGTCaattacattataattaaaaGATGTACTGATTATTTGCTAGTAGGGCAATAGTCTTAAAGCCCAAGCTCATGCATGTTGTAAGTGTAAGTGGTAAGGGGAAAGGCTTTTTAAAGGCAAAACCACAAGATCTTCAATATTTATGCAAACAACCAAATACTGGTCAGTTCTGCCAAGCTTACGTGGGCAAGGCAAAACAATCTTTGGGTATCTGCGTAAGTAAATTACACAATTAAAAAAGCACCTAGTCATATCATAATGTCATGGCTGTGCATTTCTGCATGTGGTCACTGAGTCAAGGTTACTGGGAGCTTATCTTCAAGGGactggagtcagagacaaatgGCTAATGGCTACCAAGTTGGATCTTAGCATAAAATGAAGTTTTGTTAGCCCTCACAAGGGAAATACTTCAGCTCTTGTTTGAAAATGCCTGCAAAATTAAGTAGAATTCACAGATACTTGTCTTGTGACATTCTGCATTTTAAGACTGGAACAGGCTGTCTAGAACATGTCTTCAGCTGTGATTTTAGAGGTCCTCTATAGCTACTGCAGTGTCTTCAGGGTAATCCTAATAGTTTCCAGGACATGGACTAAATTGCAGTTCCAGACCCTTAAATAGCTGACTCTTGACAGATGTCTGAGAAAgcctaaaaaaaaatctgtttataaTAGACTGAAAGAAAGCTCAAGAAAGAACTAATCATATTTATACACAACCCAGGCTCCAATGCCCCAGGCAGGTGTCTGTTTTTTCTCAGTGTTACTTGATGGAAATCTTAGATAAAGGCAACATTATTCAAATGTAAGAGAACTAAACTTGGAGTtcaagttctacaaagtaaaatAGAGTAGGCAGATCACAGTCCCAGATATTTGCTAAGGTAACATACAAACTTTCTCTCTTCTATAAGTTCAGGGATAGTTTTGCAGCTTGAGGTAGCCCATAGCAAAAACTAGTTAACAGGGGCACAATtttcttgttggttttatttCAAAAGGATGACTGTAGATCTCTGGAAATTGACAAGAGGggtttttacaaatatttacacTTTAAAGGGGGAAAACCTGAATAAACAACTCTACATTTTCCAAAGAAAGGGATTCCAACAATAGTCGATACCCTTACAGCCAGAAAAAAGCTCTCTTTAAAGTTTGTGATCCTCCAGAGGGAACTGAGAGGAAGTGTTTACTGATTAGATGTAGTTATGAGGTTTGACATCAAGGAAATTAAATCGAGTTTCCCATTGCTACCGTTTCCCCACTTGGAAAGAATTGTAGGCATAACTGTTCATCTTGTTCAGGTTACCCATTCTGGCCCAAGCCTTTTCTCTATTAGGCACACTCCTGAGACATGGAAAACCTAGATTGGACCTCTCAGAGGGTCCCACAGCTACGCGTGCGCAATAGGCTCGAATCTCTGACGTCACTGAGCGCAGCCCGCCCCTACATATTAGCAACCGGAGGCGTCCGTAGCAGCAGTGGCTGCGGGGATGTACGAACTTCCGGTTGTCCCGGCAGGCTGCCGCCTAAGCCGCCGCCTAAGCCGCCAGGCGCAGTCTCAGCCACCGGCTCTCCGCCAGAGAGTCGGCTCTGCGGTTCTGGCGCGCCCATGGTCGGCGCTGCGGACCGGGAGGCCGGCCCGGCGGCTGCGGCGTGCTGAGAGGCCGGCGTGGAGACCATGCCGACCCCGCGCGGCTGCTCCGGGCCTtgccacttcctggctctggccttCGTGTTGCTGTTGCTGCCCGCGCTAAGCGGGTCCGGGGCGGTACCGTCGATGGCGGTCAGGGAGGTGCAGAAGTCCAAGCCTCCCAAGCCCGGGCCGCACACGCTGTCGCCGCTTCCTCCGGGCCCCACCGCGGCCCAGCCTCGGGGCCAAGCTCAGGCTGATGCCGCCGAGCTGCCAGGCTCGGAGAGCCGCAATGGCAGCATCCCCGGGGCGGGGTCTGAGGCGGACGGCCTTGAAGGGAAGGCCGGAGAAGGTTCCCAGGGTGGCAGCCTGGCCGTGAGTCCCAGTCCTGGCGACAAACCCATGACCCAGCGGGCCCTGACAGTGTTGGTGGTGGTGAGCGCCGCGGTGCTGGTGTACTTCGTGGTCAGGACCGTCAGGTGAGGCACAGCCTCGATGGGCACCCCTTGCAGCCTAGAGCTGGCTGACAGGTGACCTGCTCCATGAAGCGGGGAGAATGTCTGTGACCTGGGCCTGACTTATCCCCTTCCCCGGCCCCCAGCGTCAGGGACTGGAATCTAAGACCATCTGGTTGGCTGTCTTAATGCCTGTGCTGCCTTAGCTGGTGACACAAGCTGTTGCCTTTCCTTTAGAAACCAGTAACCTACCCCCAACATCTTGCTCTCtgaggcttgcctctgccttcacagACCCTGAAGTGGAAGTGCTCTTCCATCCCCTGGAAGTTTGATTACAGTGCTGTGCAGTACTTCTCTCACTACTCTGCAGTTGGTGTAACAGCCTTTTGCCTGTTAGAATGCACTCCTATTTCTGAGGCAGGGTACCATAAAAGTAGCGCACAAAGTCCTGATTGGGTGTTTCACTTTTGCAAAACTTGCCAATTATGTTTCTTAGATGGTGCCCTTAATCTATCCCAATGTTAAATTGTCCTCAATTAATTGGGCACCACATCCCTGGAGAGGTGTCAC contains:
- the Fam174a gene encoding membrane protein FAM174A: MPTPRGCSGPCHFLALAFVLLLLPALSGSGAVPSMAVREVQKSKPPKPGPHTLSPLPPGPTAAQPRGQAQADAAELPGSESRNGSIPGAGSEADGLEGKAGEGSQGGSLAVSPSPGDKPMTQRALTVLVVVSAAVLVYFVVRTVRMRRRNRKTRRYGVLDTNIENMELTPLEQDDEDDDNTLFDANHPRR